AGTGAACCCCAGTAAAGATGAGCACTCGCAGCCTGTTCTCCCCGGCAAGAGTATGACGTGCCTGGCCCAAAGCTCTGGAGAAAGCGCCATTCCCTCCCTCTAGAGGCTGTGGGCCCCACAGGGAAGTCAGGCGGCACACTGGGCACCACAGCAAAGCGTGCCAGGTGCGGGGGCCCAGCAGTGGCGGCCGTCCTCCAGGCGGGGTGAGAGTGAGGCAGAGGGGTCCACGTGGAGAGCAGGAAAGGCGGGCACCTGCCGGCAGTCACGTGATGGGCACGTGGCCGCAACCCGCGGCGGGAGCGCGGAGAGGAGGTGGGGTCGCGGGGCGTGGGACAGGAGAGCTCAGCCCGGTGCGGACTGGGTCTGGAATGCCAGGCTGGGCAGCTGATATTTTGAGAGGTAACACGTTTgagtatctactatgtgccaggcactgctcttgGCGATTTGCACTTAGTAACTGTTGGACTCTCACAACCCCCCTCTGATGTATAGACTATTATTGGTCTCAATTTAAGCTaaggaaacaggcccagagaggcaCAAGGACTTGCCCTGGGTCACCCAGCTTGGAAATGGCAGAGCGGAGACCTTAAGTTTTGGGCTCTGAGGAGCAGGCTGTCGACGGGCATGATTCCAAAGGATAGTATGCAGGCCATGACCTGATCCCCAGCCCACTGGCTCCCTAACCTGGGTATGCACTGGGGCTGCCTAAGAGGGCCATGCCCAGCGCCACTTGGGCCTCCCAAGTCAGAGTCTCTGGGGCACAGGCCTGGGAAGACTGCATTTTAATAAGCTCCATAGGTGGGACCCATAGGCAAGAACTGCTGAGCAGGACCTTGAAAGCTACACAGCTTTGCCCCCCATCTGCTAGATGGAGAAACAGGCCTAGAGCGGCCAGCAGAGCCCACAGAGTCCTGAGTGAACAGGGAATGAGTGAGCCAGCCCGGCCAGAGCCGCCGCCAACTGGTGTCCCTCCcccagagctgggggaggggactcCTTGTTGAGAAGCCTGTCTCCAGGTGGAGCGCAGAGGCCACTGGTGATACAAGAGGGCATGTTCAGTGCATGCGGCCACAGCTTCCCGTACCTTTATACTAGCTTCCTGCTGCTGGTGTGACAAATGGTTACaagcttagtggcttaaaacaacacaaacttGTCTACTACTGTTCTTGAGGTCAGAAATCCTAAACCAGTGTTAGGGTCAAAATCAAAATGGgagttaggcttccctggtgactcagatggtaaggaatctgcctgcaaggcaagagacccaggttccatccctgggtcaggaagatcccctggagaagggcatggctacccagcccaggattcttgcctggagaatcccctggacagaggagcctggtgggctacagtccatgcggtcggtacaactaagcaactaacacacacacaagatgccAGTTCCTTGTGGAGGCTCCCCTGGCTGCTCCTTTGCTCTTCCAGCTTCTAAAGGCGGCAAGCATTCTTTCTGCATTTCCCAGCTTGTGGCCAGATGGTTCCAACCTCTGGTTCCACTGGTACGTCTCCTCCTCTGTGATTAAATCTCCCCCTGTCTCCCTCTTAGAAGAACACTTCtgattacactgggcccaccTGGATCATCCAGGACAGTCAGTCTCTCTGGTCCTCACTTAATCCCTTCTGTAAAGTTCCTTTTATCTTGGAAGAATTCACAGATTCTGGGGATTTGGAAATCATTTGGGGGGAAGGGTCATTATTCTGCCTGTAACACACATGATGAGAAAAATCACTCCCTTTTCAGTTCTCGTCAACGcttttgccttctccaaggagaaaGTCCTTGGCTGGTGTGTTTCATCACCTCTCCAAGACCTGCTGATCTCACATCCTAGCAAAGAGTGAGCAAGCTCAGGCTGgtactgcctcagtttcctcatctataaaatggggataattatagcacacccccccaaaaaaacaaaattgtggTGAGGACTGGATGAGACAACAAGGTAAGGATTCGGGCTGTGCCCAGCATGATGTGAGCTGTAAAAATCCCAATTCTCCCTATTTTATTTATGGCATGTGATACTGATTTCTGATGAACCATTCCCATAAATCATATGGAActtctctttaaatttatttagcttaaaaaaaaaagaaatgtgagcactgatttaaaaattataagtaaCTGAACCTGCAGACACTGCATAGAGATGGGAAAATCAGGAGGTTGTAAGCCTCCACACTGTGTGACTCCGACAATGTCCTGCACACACTGTCCCAGAACTACTGCTGTGGAGACAGTTGGTTAGTGTCTTCTAATAAGTGAAAGAATTAACTAGTATTGCCAAGCATCCCTTGAGAGGCATTTCCTATATTATCTCATTCAGTTCTTGCAACAGCCCTTTGAGGGAGGTAACCCTGGTTATGCTCATTTTTTGTACAAACAAACAGAGACTCAAAAATTAAACCACAACAAGGCACTCAGAAAATATAACTGGAGGAGTCAAATCTGAATCCAGATCAGTCCAACTGCCCCCTCACCCCTTCCCTGGGCTGCCTTCTAAGGCATTTTGCCCCATTGCCTCCCCAGTTCTCACTAGTCCTTTCACAGTagatttaaagtgttttttccaGAGTCGGGGGCATGTTTCCTCCCTGAAGCTGAAAGCTGTGAaccctttcttttatttaaagggCTCAGAAAATCCTGGGCCATTGACCCGACAGGTCACCCAGTCTCTGCACTTGGCTCGCTGCTTTTAAATAGATGGCCACCAGAGGGCGGTGTTGGCCCATGTTTCCTCCAGCCTCACGCTCACCAGAACCAGAGCTGCAGAGGGCACCCAGTATGGGGCCAGACTCCCACTTAGAGTCAGAAGCTCCTACTCGGGGGCAGAGAAGCCAGCAATGGGAAACCCCAAGTGCACTGAGACACAGCGCTGGTGAACTGCTGCGGGACGGGACAGGAGGCCCAGAGAAAGCAGCTCATTGCCCTGGCAGGACGGGACAGGAGGCCCACAGAAAGCAGCTCATTGCCCTGGCGGAAAACTGATCTCCTGTCCccgtttacagatgagggaattgTGGCACGGAGTTTAGGTTGGAAGCCCATCCCCATCCTGACCAATCCTCACCTGTCGGGCTCCCAGAAACCCTGGAACTCGGGAACTGTTGTGTTTTATGTGCAGAAAGGAGCAGAGCCCTAGCTGCCAAGCCCGTGAAAGAGGAATCCAGAGGAGACAGGGGAGTCCCCGGGCTGAGGGCCCTGTAGTCCCAGCTGCTGGACCACGGGCCTCTCCCCTCACCCTCAGGCCCCCGAGCACCTGCCAAGCGCTCGCATTCAAAGAGCACGTGCTACCTGCCGGGCACGCAGTCCTAGGAACAAccctggcgggggcgggggcggagttTGCCTGtccccactttacagaagagGACACGGAGGCCCAGAACAATCGGCTGCTCTCTGAGATATTACCTTGCCTAAGGAGTGGCGTCAGGATTGAGACCCAGAAGGCTGGCTCTGGAGCCTGAGCTTCCTGCTCCCTGCCCGGCCCTGTGCTGCAGGTTCAGAGCCCCCTGCCTCCTGGACCTCGGGTTATTCACCCTCCTTGGTCTGTTTCCTCGCGCTCCTCCGCCCCCGTGAAGGTCAAGGCCAGAGGTGGTGTTCCGGTGGGTGGGGCCTGTCCACGTGCGCACTTTCTGCCGGCTCTGGGCCCAAGTGGGCTCCCGGCCTCCAGAGCATGTGGCTGACGGCTGGGTGCGTGCTCCAGAAGGGACGAGGCCTTCCCCCTCCCACGGCCCTGCCCTCAGTGTCGAGGTCTGCCCAGGGGGAGAGCCGGTGGGACGACCCTGACTGGAGAGGGTAGACCCTGCTCAGCCTCGCTGTCAGAGCTGTCTTCTGGTACCAGGGGCGCGCATCACCGTCCCCCTCAGCGCAGTGCCGCAGCGTCCTGGGCAGACAAAtgcgcgcacgcgcacacacacacacgcacgcacacacatcacATCGTTTTTCATGCAAAATCCACATGAGGCAGCTTCTATGTGCAGCTCCGTGTAATAGATAAGCAAACGGAGGCCTTGGGAGATCAAGAAACGTAGTCAAGATCACCCAGTTAACAAACAGCAAGTCAGGGATTTGAAACCAGCTCCACCCAACTCCGGAGTCCATGTTTTTCATGTCCTATTGCCTTGTCCCAAATACCTCAATCTGGGGTTCAGAATGCACGGCCTCCCTCTGGATATGTAATATGCAAATGTGTCACAACATGCAAACTGCAGCTCCGCATCCCTGGATGGTTCAGGCCCTGCCTGTCCAACCTTTTACTATTTTCCCTGAAGCAGGCTGCCATATATTCTCAGGCTTGGATTTCCGCCTCTGGGAAAACTCACAGAGCCTAAAATAATTTCATCTTCAAAAGGACCATTGTTTACAGAGACGCTTGACTCTTTCCCCAGAAGCCCTGGGATGGGttgatgggggcttcccagatgtagCCCCCAGAGCCCCCAGGGTCCTACAGGCAGCTCCTGTTTCCCATCGAGGGCTGAGGCAGTGTTTGTGCAGGCAGGCGTGAGGACTCTGGGGCTGGGCTGAGTGCCCCGGGTGCCCCATGGGGAGGTACGGGAGGGCAGAGAGGCTGAGCTCCTTGGCCGCTGGACACCTGGGCCAGCGCCTCTGTGTGGGGAGGCCTTGTGACCTGCCCATCTTTCTCTGATTTCCTGGGAAAGGAACTGAGGCACAGGTGCAAGGGGAGGCTCAAGTGAGTATCCCTCAAAAACACTTCTAAGGAAGGAGACCCAGCAACAGGCAAAGGGTGGACTCAGGTGTTGGGAGACAGGGTCCAAACCCAGCTCAACCGTGAGCTTGTCACGTGCCTCGGGGTCCCTCTGACCATCAGCTGCCGGCAGCAGGATCTGGCCATAGAGTTGGTATCTCCACCAAGTATCCCACCCTTCATTGCTTCACCCTAAATCCCCACCGGCCATACCATCCCCCAGCCCACTCACTGCTGAGAAAACAACTTGAAAGGTACCAAACTCGGTGATGAACTGTACGTATCGAGTGTATATTGACTTTTTATATAATAAGTAAAATTTGAGGGCATCTCTTTCCACCATGTGAAATGACTTACATTGATCACGTCATAGAATGCTCACAGCAGCCACATAAACTCGTGGCATTACTCCCATTTTTACCTGAAAAAACAGGCCGAGGAAAGTTAAATCATGTGTCAAGGCTGCACAGCTATTCAGTGGCAAggctggatttgaacccagatccttCCGGGCTCAGCGCCGGTGCCTGCAGCATCTCTTCTCTAGTGCCTAAGCTGGCCTTTTATATTTGACCTCCAAAGCAAATCACCTGTGTGCTTGCCTTTCTCTAATCATATAAGTTAGAAACTATggaaagcaacaacaaaatagcCTCTAATTCCCTATCTTGAAATAATAGTCAACAGATTGATGTTTATCTTTACACAGTTCGTGTAcatgtataatatgtatttttGCCAAAAAATCATGCTATTTTGCAGCCTGTTTTCCCCATTATTAGAATGTAATATTTTTCCATATCATTAAATAAAACCTATTTTTCATAGCTGCATATTATTTCATCATTCagaaaatactgttttttaaaacaccAATCCCCTATGGTTGGACATTCAGGTTAGTTACGGTCTGTTATaactatgaataatgctgtggTGGTAATTCTTGCTCTGCTTGATTCTGCAGGATGAATGATCAGAAGTGACATCGCCAGGCTCATTGTCGGGCTTTGGGTCTGTGTTAGTGGGCTCCAATGTGACTGTCCTTTAAAAACTCAGGGCCCTGCCCTCAGCAAGCCTGGTAGAGAAACTCTAAACAAAATTGCGGCCTCCTTGTCTTTGCTCTTCAGAAAGAAAGGACAAAGGCGCTGCTCCCAAGCCTCACCTGGGCAGTCAGGCCCTTTCTGACCCACACCTCACTCACTGTCCAAGGTGGGGGCAAGTGGTTCCTCGGGCCCTGAAGGAGCTCTCCCACTCAGGCACCCAAATCATCCTCTGGGCAGCAAGATGTCGATAACGAGATTCATTCAATGTCACTTAGGTCTTCTGAGTGAACCCAGTGTGGAGGAGAGCAGAGACACAGGTAGGGAGGATCCTCCGGCTGGGACAGAAAGCAGCcttctatggacttccctggggatccaggACTTAAGAAACCACTGACTAAGGCGAGGGACTCGGGTTCGGTCCCTAGCCCAGAGAGATTCCGCGTGCTGCGGGGCCCTGAGCCACTGAGCTCCGCAACCAGAGCAGCCCCTCACCACAGCTGGAGGGAGCCCAGGGCAGCAGCGAAGACGCACACcgccagaaaagaaagaaagcaagcaaagcaGCTTTCTCTTTGGCCTTGGAGACACGTGGGGTCTGGAGGAAGAGACAGGAAGCTGAAAGAGTCTCGAGAAGGAAGTAGAGGCaggagggctggagggaggcGGCCACCAGAGAGATTGACATGAGCTTTTCTCCCATTTCTGACCCCAGAGAGAAGCCTCCAGGTGCTGCTAGAGCCTGCTCAGGGGCAGCTCCTTGTGCTCTGAGAAGGCGGACCCACTCACTCCCTGAGCTGAGGGCCTGCCCCGGGGTGAAGGGGCAGCTGAGACAAGTCGCCTTCAAGCACCGGATGGAGAACGAGGCGCAGGGAGGTGGACAGACTGACCGCGAGGCACAGAGGAACCAGTGTGGACGGGGCCCCTGCTTCTGGAGCCTGAGGCGGAGCAGGCTGGGGAAGAACGGCCCAAAGAGGGctctcctggcctcagcccctGGGTCCCGGGGGACTCTGCAAGCCGAAACATGAAAGGACTTGGATCAGATAAGGAACCAGAGCCTGCCTTGTCCCTGCAGCCAGAAAGAAACCAGGAGAACACAagttctctctcactttctcctGCAGTCCCATTCATATCCTCTtccttttgttgttctttttatgagccttgctgctgctctgggagaatccccaggggtgtgtgtctgtgtgtgtgtgcgtgcgcgcgtgcAAGGAGGTCACCCATAATTGACTGCCCTTTTTGAACCTGGCCAGAGGCTCTTCTGATTCTCCAGGGCCAGCTTCTCTCCTGGAAACTCCAGAAAACATGTCTTCACTTCAAAAGACCTCAGACTGCGGCTTCCGATGAAGTGTCTCCTCCAGTCTGGGTGTGGGGTCAAGATGTGAAGAGGGAGacggaggggaaggggaagagacagagacacagacagacagacagacacggaCAGCAAAAGGACGCGGGGGAGAAGCAGAGATGCTGAGGACTTGACCCGGAGGAGGCGGAGGTAGGAAGACCTGGAAACAagctcagagaggcagagagggactGCCAGGGAGGGAAGCGCCGACAGCTCGATGccggagagaagggaaggaacaaGAGTGATTTGCGGAGAGGGCGGCAGGAGAGCCCAGGAAAGCGCGAGGGCAGGCAGTCCGGCAgcagaggaaggggaaagggcagcagagagacagacacgaggaggagcagggcaggggaagaggagacagagggGGCGCcggcagagggaaggagagaggggggCAGGCAGAGGCGCCGCGCCCCCGCTGCCAGCGGCCGGCCTGGCCGCGGGAAGCGCCCTCGGGCCACCCGGCGGAGGGGGGGGGGCGGGCCGGCGGCGCCGCCCCGGGGTGGGGCCGCCGGTATAAGCTCACCTGGCAGGGCCAGCTCGCGGCAGGCGGCCAGGCGGCGGCGGCCAGCCCGGCCCAGCATGAGCTCCTTCGACCTCCCggcgccctccccgccccgctGCAGCCCCCAGTGCCCCAGCCTCGGCCAGGAGCCCCCCGAGATGAACCTTTACTACGAGAACTTCCTCCACCCCCAGGGCGCGCCCAGCCCGCAGCGGCCCCCCTCCTTCGAGGGTGGCGGGGAGTACGGGGCCGCCCCCAACCCCTACCTGTGGCTCAACGGGCCGGCCGTGACCCCGCCACCCTACCTGCCCGGCGGCAGCCCCTTCCTGCCCCAGGCCTACGGCGGCGTGCAGAGGCAGCTGCTGCCCGCCGGCGTGCCCGCGCTGGGCGCCGGCGACCTGGGCTGGCTGCCGCTCCCCTCGCAGGAGGAGCTGATGAAGCTGGTGCGGCCGCCCTACTCCTACTCGGCGCTCATCGCCATGGCCATCCACGGGGCGCCCGACAAGCGCCTCACCCTCAGCCAGATCTACCAGTACGTGGCCGACAACTTCCCCTTCTACAACAAGAGCAAGGCCGGCTGGCAGAACTCCATCCGCCACAACCTGTCTCTCAACGACTGCTTCAAGAAGGTGCCCCGCGACGAGGACGACCCGGGTAAGGGGCCGTGGGCGCGGGGTCATCCCCGAGCAAGGCTCAGTCCTCCCGGCACCCATTCTAGGAAGCCCGGAGGGGCGGTGGGCAGCAGGCGTCCGCTGTAGAGGTGGTCCGCAGGCAGATGTGCCGCTGACCTCTGAGCGACCTCTGAGCCTCGGGTTTCCCGTCTGAAAGCCAGGACCAGGGTAGTAGTCGCTCTGCCAGGCTTGTGGGCAGTGGGCTCGTGAGATGATGCCCTCGAGGTGTTTGGTGCTGACAGAAGCTGCGAGGACCTCAGTGACTGACCGTGGAGTCACACCCCAGCAT
The nucleotide sequence above comes from Budorcas taxicolor isolate Tak-1 chromosome 20, Takin1.1, whole genome shotgun sequence. Encoded proteins:
- the FOXI1 gene encoding forkhead box protein I1, coding for MSSFDLPAPSPPRCSPQCPSLGQEPPEMNLYYENFLHPQGAPSPQRPPSFEGGGEYGAAPNPYLWLNGPAVTPPPYLPGGSPFLPQAYGGVQRQLLPAGVPALGAGDLGWLPLPSQEELMKLVRPPYSYSALIAMAIHGAPDKRLTLSQIYQYVADNFPFYNKSKAGWQNSIRHNLSLNDCFKKVPRDEDDPGKGNYWTLDPNCEKMFDNGNFRRKRKRKSDVSSSTGSMASEKTEAGLLGGSPETAEAQDILDGAAPGPAGSPEKRSTPPPPGTPCLSSFLSTMSAYVSGPSPVSRPAATTPGLSLEPADKAGQNSLSFSSYTPLTNISGPAGGGEWASPMPSNALGYGGSVLNQFSPPFYGSVSTNSVLYPREGTEV